From Miscanthus floridulus cultivar M001 chromosome 15, ASM1932011v1, whole genome shotgun sequence, the proteins below share one genomic window:
- the LOC136507760 gene encoding E3 ubiquitin-protein ligase PUB23-like — MKSDRFGRDYPGRSLLIPYSRNHASLLCRRPLVRTRRVAETNEALVSALLRSCATSRARAALLLERAGRLQARDKAALHVLVRTAAWGCNRVKAALHVLVDMLFDNGAERPACELVLAALDRLCGCTEGRADLVAHAAGVAAVGRKALRVSEVAADKAVRVLRSVARHAATAEVVQEMAQASVVVTLCVVAHSEQCVAANLTSLPRTLRELARVYSVAPSCLRPLVRRAVVPASTRPLYHAAARARVRSFAHARPLASAPPRRR, encoded by the exons ATGAAGTCGGATCGTTTTGGACGAGATTACCCCGGCCGGTCCCTTCTTATCCCGTATTCCCGTAATCACGCCTCCTTGCTTTGCCGTCGTCCATTGGTTCGCACGCGCCGCGTCGCGGAGACGAACGAGGCGCTCGTCTCCGCGCTGCTGCGGTCCTGCGCCACGTCCAGGGCGCGCGCGGCGCTGCTCCTGGAGCGC GCTGGCCGTCTCCAGGCCCGCGACAAGGCGGCGCTGCACGTGCTCGTGCGCACGGCAGCGTGGGGATGCAACCGCGTCAAGGCGGCGCTGCACGTGCTCGTCGACATGCTCTTCGACAACGGGGCGGAGCGCCCCGCGTGCGAGCTCGTCCTGGCGGCGCTGGACCGCCTGTGCGGGTGCACGGAGGGGCGCGCCGACCTGGTGGCGCACGCCGCGGGGGTGGCAGCCGTGGGCAGGAAGGCGCTGAGGGTGTCGGAGGTGGCCGCGGACAAGGCGGTGAGGGTGCTGCGGTCCGTGGCCAGGCACGCGGCCACGGCGGAGGTGGTGCAGGAGATGGCACAGGCCAGCGTCGTGGTGACGCTGTGCGTGGTGGCGCACTCGGAGCAGTGCGTTGCTGCTAACCTCACCTCCCTCCCCCGCACGCTCAGAG AGCTCGCGCGCGTATACTCCGTCGCGCCGTCGTGCCTGCGTCCGCTCGTCCGCCGCGCTGTCGTGCCTGCATCCACTCGTCCGCTCTACCACGCTGCCGCTCGTGCCCGCGTCCGCTCGTTCGCTCACGCTCGCCCTCTCGCATCTgctccgccgcgccgccgctag